Proteins encoded in a region of the Paucidesulfovibrio longus DSM 6739 genome:
- a CDS encoding class I SAM-dependent methyltransferase gives MKNGAAPAEPMEPRAYWDKVAQEKSFTTPLPLDELRARLAPQARILDYGCGYGRAMRQLADAGFTNLLGMDFSERMLARGRALWPDLRFAACGPEGLPLPDAGTDAVLLLAVLTCIRRDADQDALLAELRRVLRPGGLLLVNDFLLAPDARNQERYARFEPRFGTFGVFEIPGGGVMRHYAPERLRALLGGFEILSWDEQTFTTMNGNSAHGVTVLAQRPQG, from the coding sequence ATGAAGAACGGCGCCGCGCCTGCGGAACCAATGGAGCCGCGCGCATACTGGGACAAGGTCGCGCAGGAGAAGAGCTTCACCACGCCCCTGCCCCTGGACGAGCTGCGGGCCCGCCTCGCCCCGCAGGCGCGCATCCTGGACTACGGCTGCGGCTATGGCCGCGCCATGCGCCAGCTCGCGGACGCGGGCTTCACCAATCTGCTGGGCATGGATTTTTCGGAACGCATGCTCGCGCGGGGGCGCGCGCTCTGGCCGGACCTGCGCTTCGCGGCCTGCGGCCCGGAGGGACTGCCCCTGCCGGACGCGGGCACGGACGCTGTCCTGCTCCTGGCCGTGCTGACCTGCATCCGCCGCGATGCGGACCAGGACGCGCTGCTGGCCGAGCTGCGGCGCGTGCTGCGGCCGGGCGGGCTGCTCCTGGTCAACGACTTCCTGCTCGCGCCGGACGCGCGCAACCAGGAGCGCTACGCCCGCTTCGAGCCGAGATTCGGCACCTTCGGCGTGTTCGAGATTCCGGGCGGCGGCGTCATGCGCCACTACGCGCCCGAGCGCCTGCGCGCCCTGCTGGGCGGGTTCGAAATTCTCTCCTGGGACGAGCAGACCTTCACGACCATGAACGGCAACAGCGCCCACGGCGTGACCGTGCTGGCGCAACGCCCGCAGGGCTGA